One Oryza glaberrima chromosome 10, OglaRS2, whole genome shotgun sequence DNA segment encodes these proteins:
- the LOC127752463 gene encoding heterogeneous nuclear ribonucleoprotein Q-like, giving the protein MADRQQSEEPEEQVDLEGDDDIMDDDDGYRRHRREDSDDPEEEDPDERQGEGDGRREDAEGPGGAGGDPAAGGEGGADVMDKVGGDAGPEDEEEKRKWDELLALPPQGSEVFIGGLPRDTTEDDLHELCEAFGEISEVRLMKDKETKENKGFAFVTFTSKDGAQRAIEDLHDKEHKGRTLRCSLSQAKHRLFVGNVPKGLSEDELRNIIQGKGPGVVNIEMFKDLHDPSRNRGFLFVEYYNHACADYAKQKLSAPNFKVDGSQLTVSWAEPKGSSSSDSSSAAAQVKTIYVKNLPENASKEKIKEIFEIHGEVTKVVLPPAKAGNKRDFGFVHFAERSSALKAVKGSEKYEIDGQVLEVSMAKPLGDKKPDHSFKPGGAPNFPLPPYGGYMGDPYGAYGGGGPGFNQPMIYGRGPAPAGMRMVPMVLPDGRLGYVLQQPGGIPPPPPPRRGDRRDGGSRGGEGSHGRRYRPY; this is encoded by the exons atGGCGGATCGGCAGCagtcggaggagccggaggagcaGGTGGACCTGGAGGGGGACGACGACatcatggacgacgacgacgggtaccgccgccaccgccgcgaggaCTCCGACgacccggaggaggaggatcccGATGAGAGGCAGGGGGAGGGCGACGGCCGTCGGGAAGACGCGGAAGGGCCGGGGGGTGCGGGTGGGGATCCCGCCGCGGGTGGCGAAGGAGGCGCCGATGTGATGGACAAGGTTGGCGGCGATGCCGGGcccgaggacgaggaggagaagaggaaatgGGACGAGTTGCTCGCTCTGCCGCCTCAGGGCTCGGAGGTGTTCATCGGTGGTCTCCCACGTGACACCACCGAGGATGACCTCCATGAGCTATGCGAGGCGTTTGGCGAAATCTCTGAG GTGAGGTTGATGAAGGATAAAGAGACGAAGGAGAACAAAGGATTCGCATTTGTCACCTTCACCAGCAAGGATGGGGCTCAGCGTGCTATTGAGGATCTGCATGACAAAGAACACAAG GGGAGGACACTGCGGTGCTCATTGTCACAGGCAAAGCACAGGCTATTTGTTGGCAATGTACCCAAGGGGTTGAGTGAGGACGAGCTGAGAAACATAATCCAGGGGAAGGGCCCAGGTGTTGTGAACATTGAGATGTTCAAG GATTTACATGATCCAAGCCGTAACCGTGGGTTCCTCTTTGTTGAGTATTATAACCATGCTTGTGCAGACTATGCCAAGCAGAAATTGTCAGCACCAAACTTTAAGGTTGATGGTAGCCAGTTGACCGTCAGCTGGGCTGAACCTAAGggttcatcatcatcagattctTCTTCTGCAGCTGCCCAG GTGAAGACTATATATGTGAAGAACTTACCAGAGAATGCTTCTAAAGAGAAGATTAAGGAGATCTTTGAAATTCATGGAGAGGTCACAAAAGTCGTTTTACCGCCTGCTAAGGCTGGGAATAAGAGAGATTTTGGGTTTGTTCATTTTGCTGAAAGATCAAGTGCATTGAAGGCAGTTAAAGGAAGCGAAAAGTATGAAATTGATG GGCAAGTGCTGGAAGTATCCATGGCCAAGCCATTGGGAGACAAGAAGCCTGATCACTCGTTCAAGCCTGGAGGAGCTCCAaattttcctcttcctccttatGGTGGCTACATGGGAGATCCATATGGTGcttatggtggtggtggtcctgGATTCAACCAG CCTATGATATATGGTAGAGGACCAGCACCAGCTGGAATGAGGATGGTACCAATGGTGCTCCCTGACGGTCGTCTGGGATATGTTCT GCAACAACCAGGTGGAATccctcctccgcccccaccgCGACGGGGTGACCGGAGGGATGGTGGCAGCAGAGGTGGCGAAGGAAGTCATGGCCGGCGATATCGCCCTTACTAG
- the LOC127753292 gene encoding wall-associated receptor kinase 2-like: protein MATCWLLASLLLLASAAGDESVVTGRPAGCQARCGDVDIPYPFGIGPNCSRGEGFEIACNTRNGSGDLVPTLAAANGSIHVQSLSVEQLPEVKVMLPVAYKCYDSGDNVTRRFYGEVDLNNNGVYRISDSRNMFVVIGCNTLSYTQNGNSGGSNTHYSGLFYTGCVSYCNDSRSAQDGRCAGVGCCHVDISPGLTDNVVSFGPWTRGFQVDFSPCDYSFLVDKNEYEFRSADLKMDLNRTMPVWLDWAIRDSVTCPPPEVQEKKPAGYACVSDNSECVNSTNGPGYYCKCKQGYEGNPYDKDQGCKDINECDVSNKKKYPCYGVCNNIPGDYECHCRVGYQWSGEGPKKQECSSKFPLAARLALGITLGFSFLIVAVLFTLMMHQKRKMNEYFKKNGGSVLQKVDNVKIFSKDELKKITKNNSEVLGQGGFGKVYKGTLEDNTTVAVKTSIEVNEARKDDFTNEVIIQSQMMHNNIIKLLGCCLEVDVPMLVYEFAAKGNLQDILHGDANIPLPLGLRLDIAIESAEGLRYMHSSTSRTIRHGDVKPANILLTDKFIPKISDFGTSKLLTVDKDFTMFVVGSMGYIDPVFHKTGHLTQKSDVYSFGVVLLELICRKPTIYGENCSLIIEFQNAYDQENSGRIMFDKEIAKQEDILILEEIGRLAMECLKEKVEERPDMKEVAERLVMLRRSRKCGQGNYSLSPQHCEEITIEGTPKNFGASISASSSATLSVPTTPLN from the exons ATGGCCACATGCTGGCTACTTGCCAGCCTGCTGCTTTTGgcttccgccgccggcgacgagagcgTCGTCACCGGCCGGCCTGCCGGCTGCCAGGCTAGGTGCGGCGACGTCGACATTCCCTACCCGTTCGGCATCGGCCCCAACTGCTCCCGTGGGGAGGGCTTCGAGATCGCCTGCAACACCCGAAACGGCAGCGGCGACCTGGTGCcgaccctcgccgccgccaacggcaGCATCCATGTGCAGAGCCTGTCGGTGGAACAGCTCCCGGAGGTGAAGGTGATGCTTCCCGTGGCGTACAAGTGCTACGACTCCGGTGACAACGTCACCAGGAGGTTCTACGGCGAGGTAGACCTCAACAACAACGGCGTGTACCGCATCTCCGACAGCCGCAACATGTTCGTCGTGATCGGGTGCAACACCCTGTCCTACACCCAGAACGGGaacagcggcggcagcaacaCCCACTACAGCGGCCTCTTCTACACCGGCTGCGTCTCCTACTGCAACGACTCCCGGAGCGCGCAGGATGGCCGGTGCGCCGGCGTCGGCTGCTGCCATGTCGACATCTCGCCGGGCCTCACCGACAACGTCGTCTCCTTCGGGCCCTGGACGCGTGGCTTCCAGGTAGATTTCAGCCCCTGCGACTACTCCTTCCTCGTCGACAAGAACGAGTACGAGTTCCGTAGCGCCGACCTGAAGATGGACCTCAACCGAACCATGCCGGTGTGGCTGGACTGGGCCATCCGCGACTCCGTTACCTGCCCTCCACCGGAGGTGCAGGAGAAGAAACCGGCTGGGTACGCGTGTGTGAGCGACAACAGCGAGTGCGTCAACTCCACCAACGGTCCCGGATACTACTGCAAGTGCAAGCAAGGCTACGAGGGTAACCCCTACGACAAGGACCAAGGTTGCAAGG ACATCAACGAGTGTGATGTGTCCAACAAGAAGAAATATCCCTGCTACGGCGTCTGCAACAACATCCCAGGGGATTATGAATGCCACTGCCGTGTAGGATACCAGTGGAGTGGTGAAGGCCCCAAGAAACAAGAGTGCAGCTCAAAATTCCCTCTTGCAGCAAGGCTTGCCCTAG GCATCACTTTGGGATTTTCCTTCCTAATTGTTGCTGTTCTTTTCACGCTAATGATGCACCAAAAGCGAAAAATGAatgaatattttaaaaagaatgGTGGTTCAGTGCTACAGAAAGTGGACAATGTCAAGATTTTCTCCAAAGATGAGCTAAAGAAAATCACAAAGAATAATTCAGAAGTTCTTGGTCAAGGAGGCTTTGGTAAGGTGTACAAAGGGACTCTTGAAGACAATACTACGGTTGCTGTGAAGACATCAATTGAGGTAAATGAAGCTCGAAAGGATGATTTCACAAATGAAGTGATCATCCAATCGCAAATGATGCATAATAACATTATCAAGCTTTTGGGTTGTTGCTTGGAAGTGGATGTTCCAATGTTGGTGTATGAGTTTGCCGCTAAGGGAAATCTTCAAGACATTCTCCATGGTGATGCCAACATCCCTCTCCCGTTGGGCTTACGCCTAGATATCGCAATTGAATCAGCTGAAGGTCTAAGGTACATGCACTCATCAACAAGTCGTACCATACGACATGGTGATGTCAAGCCAGCCAACATACTTTTAACAGATAAGTTTATCCCCAAGATCTCAGATTTTGGGACATCTAAGCTTCTTACTGTAGACAAAGATTTCACCATGTTTGTTGTAGGAAGCATGGGCTACATAGATCCAGTATTCCATAAGACCGGCCATTTAACACAAAAGAGTGATGTATACAGTTTTGGAGTTGTACTGCTAGAGCTCATATGTAGGAAGCCAacaatatatggtgaaaattgTAGCCTCATCATTGAGTTCCAGAATGCCTATGATCAAGAGAACAGTGGGAGGATAATGTTCGACAAGGAGATTGCAAAACAAGAAGATATCCTAATCCTAGAAGAAATAGGCAGGTTAGCAATGGAGTGTTTGAAAGAAAAGGTTGAAGAGCGACCTGATATGAAGGAGGTAGCAGAACGACTTGTTATGCTGAGAAGATCTAGGAAGTGTGGACAGGGAAATTATAGTCTAAGTCCTCAGCACTGTGAGGAGATTACTATTGAGGGAACTCCTAAGAACTTTGGTGCTAGCATCAGTGCAAGTAGCAGTGCGACGCTTTCTGTACCAACCACTCCACTTAACTAA